ACAACCCGTACCCAAGTTATCCTGTGGCACAGCAGGACCGCAAGAACGTCAATGTTAACGCCGTCAACATGAACGCCATGGGTGCTATCAACTCCATTAGTGGCTCGTCACCCAAACTCTACAATGGTAACGGTATGGTAACAAACATGCCTCCATCCTCAACTGTTGCCTCGAATGCCTCGATGTCTGGCATGGGGCATATGGTTCAACCAGCGGTCGGAGGTCCTTCTTCCTCTGGTGCTGCCAGCGGTGCCACCTCCACTACCCGTAACTACTCCAATTATCCACAACCACAAAATACCAGGATAATAAGTAACCCACCCGTCACCGCCAGCGTCACTGGCCACCACTTGGGAATGCCTCCTCGTAATTACtatcagcagcagcaacagcagtctccccaaacacaaacagCCTCTCAACAGCCGCAAATGAATTAtcaacagcagcaacaacaacagcagaTGAGCCAGTACCAGAATCAAAATCGCCAGTACCCAGCGCTGACCATATATGATGCTAACTTCCTCCAAATGTATCCACAGCAGCagtatcaacaacaacaacaacaataccagcagcttcttcagGTTCAATACCCCAACCAATATGGTAGCCAATTCAACCAACAGCAGATGCAACATATGCCCCAACAAATCCGCAATTCGCCGCAGCAGCCCCAGCAGCCCCAGCAGCTTCAGTCCCATCCCCAGCATCAGAGCCAAACTCGTTACCTCGAGCAACTTAAACAGCAGGCGGCTCCTCAGACCTATTCGATGCAATCCATTGGTTATGAAGATGATCATCACTTGGATGGCTACCATCAAGACCTAGACTTGAAACCACGGCAACAACCTCAAGTCCAATTAGTTCAGACGCAGACCCAACCTCAACTTCCAGGAACTCAACAACATCTTCTGCACcagcatcttcaacagcaacagaaccatctccaacagCAACAGAACCTGTTTCAACAGCATCTACAACAGCAACCACTCCATCAGCAAGTCCAGCCTCTGCACCTCCAAGTCCatggccaacaacaacatcaccagACCCAACCTCAAGCGGTGACCCACGATCAATACCTCCATAAGCTGCCTCAACAGCTCTCTAATGGCCCTTCAAAGCTTTCCAAGCACATAAGTCCAGTAGGTGTCGAGCTGGtatcttccaaaatcacaTCAGCCTCTGGATCTACTCCCCCAACCTCTGCCTCTTCGGGAGCAGTAGCCGGCCCCGATCAGCCGATTCGTAAGagaggaagaaaaccaaagaaCCAAAGTCTTGAAGCAACAAACCCCACCTTCCA
Above is a window of Yamadazyma tenuis chromosome 1, complete sequence DNA encoding:
- a CDS encoding uncharacterized protein (EggNog:ENOG503Q5F0; COG:S) — translated: MYNPYPSYPVAQQDRKNVNVNAVNMNAMGAINSISGSSPKLYNGNGMVTNMPPSSTVASNASMSGMGHMVQPAVGGPSSSGAASGATSTTRNYSNYPQPQNTRIISNPPVTASVTGHHLGMPPRNYYQQQQQQSPQTQTASQQPQMNYQQQQQQQQMSQYQNQNRQYPASTIYDANFLQMYPQQQYQQQQQQYQQLLQVQYPNQYGSQFNQQQMQHMPQQIRNSPQQPQQPQQLQSHPQHQSQTRYLEQLKQQAAPQTYSMQSIGYEDDHHLDGYHQDLDLKPRQQPQVQLVQTQTQPQLPGTQQHLSHQHLQQQQNHLQQQQNSFQQHLQQQPLHQQVQPSHLQVHGQQQHHQTQPQAVTHDQYLHKSPQQLSNGPSKLSKHISPVGVESVSSKITSASGSTPPTSASSGAVAGPDQPIRKRGRKPKNQSLEATNPTFHQFDNPPPVPAEKRKRGRPKLLILDPTLNSYIDSSHPNYKALRTQMKREDGPVLSSYVDKSQSAYLLREYDASEASKLLQKKDKRGRPRKFAVEETGITVKGVRIGGMKHKRKKSVTNPVPNQMKRPRGRPRKIDTGF